In Primulina eburnea isolate SZY01 chromosome 5, ASM2296580v1, whole genome shotgun sequence, a single window of DNA contains:
- the LOC140832729 gene encoding ABSCISIC ACID-INSENSITIVE 5-like protein 5 isoform X2 — MGSNLNFKNFEHMPMDGDGSGGFSFPLTRQSSVYSLTFDEFQSAVGANGKDFGSMNMDELLKNIWSAEENQNIGPTSGLHTGGQEMGSSLHRQGSLILPRTLSIKTVDEVWKDMSKEYIGATDLSGGISGFSMSQRQPTLGQMTLEEFLTRAGAVREETGSRLDGNSNIIVSLNDLTPPLSSNLEFGFGYQQAADGSGGLMGGGGIGESNIQIVTQSGNLPLRVNGVRSPAYEFGNQQQQLLPKQPALAYTAPMAVPSNSQMNSPGIGTGFMGITDPSMNNTMVQNTTLQGGGMGILGLGPNSVSVETGSPAVPTEGFTKVNRDTSSVTPVPYMFNGGLRGRKVAAVEKIVERRHRRMIKNRESAARSRARKQAYTTELEAEVAKLKEENQELQKKQADMVEIQKNQVLEMTKHQKNGTKRRCLRRTCTGP; from the exons ATGGGTAGTAACTtaaatttcaagaattttgAACATATGCCGATGGATGGAGACGGAAGTGGAGGGTTTAGTTTTCCATTAACACGACAGTCCTCGGTCTATTCGCTAACTTTTGACGAGTTCCAAAGTGCAGTAGGAGCAAATGGCAAAGATTTTGGGTCAATGAACATGGATGAGTTGCTAAAAAACATATGGAGTGCCGAAGAAAATCAGAACATTGGACCCACTAGTGGTCTTCATACTGGTGGCCAAGAAATGGGCAGTTCTTTGCATAGGCAGGGATCATTGATTCTCCCTCGAACGCTAAGCATAAAGACAGTTGATGAGGTTTGGAAGGATATGTCGAAAGAGTATATTGGAGCCACGGACCTCAGCGGCGGCATCAGTGGTTTTAGTATGTCTCAGAGGCAGCCAACTCTCGGGCAGATGACGCTAGAGGAATTCTTGACGAGGGCCGGAGCTGTGAGGGAAGAGACAGGCTCACGATTGGATGGGAATTCAAACATTATTGTGTCACTTAATGATTTGACACCACCCCTCTCGAGTAATTTGGAATTCGGGTTTGGGTATCAGCAGGCTGCTGATGGGAGTGGAGGATTGATGGGAGGTGGTGGGATTGGTGAAAGTAATATCCAGATTGTTACTCAATCCGGTAACTTACCATTGCGTGTAAACGGTGTAAGATCTCCTGCGTATGAGTTTGGGAATCAGCAGCAACAGTTACTTCCGAAGCAACCTGCCTTAGCATATACTGCTCCAATGGCGGTTCCGAGTAATAGTCAGATGAATAGTCCGGGAATCGGTACAGGATTTATGGGGATAACTGATCCATCGATGAATAATACTATGGTCCAAAATACGACATTACAGGGTGGAGGAATGGGGATACTCGGTTTAGGACCAAACAGTGTCAGCGTCGAGACCGGGTCTCCAGCAGTTCCAACAGAGGGGTTCACGAAGGTTAACAGAGATACCTCTTCGGTTACACCGGTCCCTTACATGTTCAATGGTGGTTTACGAGGGAGAAAAGTAGCTGCTGTTGAGAAGATCGTCGAAAGGAGGCATAGGAGAATGATTAAGAACAGGGAGTCGGCTGCTAGATCACGAGCTCGAAAGCAG GCGTACACGACGGAGTTGGAAGCAGAAGTCGCTAAACTTAAAGAGGAAAACCAAGAATTGCAGAAGAAACAG GCAGACATGGTTGAAATACAGAAGAATCAG GTGTTGGAGATGACGAAACATCAGAAGAACGGCACAAAGAGGCGATGCTTGCGAAGGACGTGTACAGGTCCATG A
- the LOC140832729 gene encoding ABSCISIC ACID-INSENSITIVE 5-like protein 5 isoform X1 encodes MGSNLNFKNFEHMPMDGDGSGGFSFPLTRQSSVYSLTFDEFQSAVGANGKDFGSMNMDELLKNIWSAEENQNIGPTSGLHTGGQEMGSSLHRQGSLILPRTLSIKTVDEVWKDMSKEYIGATDLSGGISGFSMSQRQPTLGQMTLEEFLTRAGAVREETGSRLDGNSNIIVSLNDLTPPLSSNLEFGFGYQQAADGSGGLMGGGGIGESNIQIVTQSGNLPLRVNGVRSPAYEFGNQQQQLLPKQPALAYTAPMAVPSNSQMNSPGIGTGFMGITDPSMNNTMVQNTTLQGGGMGILGLGPNSVSVETGSPAVPTEGFTKVNRDTSSVTPVPYMFNGGLRGRKVAAVEKIVERRHRRMIKNRESAARSRARKQAYTTELEAEVAKLKEENQELQKKQADMVEIQKNQVLEMTKHQKNGTKRRCLRRTCTGPW; translated from the exons ATGGGTAGTAACTtaaatttcaagaattttgAACATATGCCGATGGATGGAGACGGAAGTGGAGGGTTTAGTTTTCCATTAACACGACAGTCCTCGGTCTATTCGCTAACTTTTGACGAGTTCCAAAGTGCAGTAGGAGCAAATGGCAAAGATTTTGGGTCAATGAACATGGATGAGTTGCTAAAAAACATATGGAGTGCCGAAGAAAATCAGAACATTGGACCCACTAGTGGTCTTCATACTGGTGGCCAAGAAATGGGCAGTTCTTTGCATAGGCAGGGATCATTGATTCTCCCTCGAACGCTAAGCATAAAGACAGTTGATGAGGTTTGGAAGGATATGTCGAAAGAGTATATTGGAGCCACGGACCTCAGCGGCGGCATCAGTGGTTTTAGTATGTCTCAGAGGCAGCCAACTCTCGGGCAGATGACGCTAGAGGAATTCTTGACGAGGGCCGGAGCTGTGAGGGAAGAGACAGGCTCACGATTGGATGGGAATTCAAACATTATTGTGTCACTTAATGATTTGACACCACCCCTCTCGAGTAATTTGGAATTCGGGTTTGGGTATCAGCAGGCTGCTGATGGGAGTGGAGGATTGATGGGAGGTGGTGGGATTGGTGAAAGTAATATCCAGATTGTTACTCAATCCGGTAACTTACCATTGCGTGTAAACGGTGTAAGATCTCCTGCGTATGAGTTTGGGAATCAGCAGCAACAGTTACTTCCGAAGCAACCTGCCTTAGCATATACTGCTCCAATGGCGGTTCCGAGTAATAGTCAGATGAATAGTCCGGGAATCGGTACAGGATTTATGGGGATAACTGATCCATCGATGAATAATACTATGGTCCAAAATACGACATTACAGGGTGGAGGAATGGGGATACTCGGTTTAGGACCAAACAGTGTCAGCGTCGAGACCGGGTCTCCAGCAGTTCCAACAGAGGGGTTCACGAAGGTTAACAGAGATACCTCTTCGGTTACACCGGTCCCTTACATGTTCAATGGTGGTTTACGAGGGAGAAAAGTAGCTGCTGTTGAGAAGATCGTCGAAAGGAGGCATAGGAGAATGATTAAGAACAGGGAGTCGGCTGCTAGATCACGAGCTCGAAAGCAG GCGTACACGACGGAGTTGGAAGCAGAAGTCGCTAAACTTAAAGAGGAAAACCAAGAATTGCAGAAGAAACAG GCAGACATGGTTGAAATACAGAAGAATCAG GTGTTGGAGATGACGAAACATCAGAAGAACGGCACAAAGAGGCGATGCTTGCGAAGGACGTGTACAGGTCCATGGTAA
- the LOC140832730 gene encoding uncharacterized protein, with translation MGFLLDESPAIKALGPLFKLTEVHLWDYCSSEAQEASDYLEPIKFNDVDYVSAKIDAARINGFSLATEDVELAERLSGLGLPLSFHTNNTKRNGLISGRRKATIKNNKLLPKVIDDDLLHSVKECEENGSPSDAFDISEMLDQSEIQNHGNLADVDILLNLSAERDDPISPLACSCDITNERDSFDEVSNLGFENNFGSSGLSNISLHESDATMSKNVKMAASLGLKDGSSAICCLSNDAIFLNELKREMESVNLEIPSIVDHETKGESNGFSIEMMQDADLEACSKFLATTHTNIIADHKKTGSEEWITYWDDFYLRNYYYNVITKETTWNPPIGTEQVPVVTADDSSYKLVEMPEIDDEKLESRKFDDLQETCYLQPDLYFSKELRDDKLSSLQFDQSAGCWILSDCISSIRNTKKKKRVRRTKFDRKLSNSNEDLQGVLLEAAPSISKYWCQRYVLFSRFDDGIKMDEEGWFSVTPEPLAKHHAIRCGSGSIIDFFTGVGGNAIQFAQRSKHVIAIDIDPNKIDFAMHNASLYGVEDKIDFVRGDSFSLAPKLKADTVFMSPPWGGPDYTRVKKFDINTMLKPKDGKFLFNVGKRIASKIVMFLPRNIDINQLAELSLAANPPWSLEVEKNFLNDRLKAVTAYFCEPPSFGRL, from the exons ATGGGATTTTTATTGGATGAGTCGCCTGCCATCAAAGCTCTCGGTCCGCTGTTTAAGCTAACTGAAGTTCACTTATG GGATTATTGCTCGAGTGAAGCGCAGGAAGCATCGGATTATTTAGAGCCCATT AAGTTTAATGACGTTGATTATGTCAGTGCAAAGATTGACGCCGCGAGAATCAATG GGTTTAGCTTGGCAACTGAAGATGTTGAACTAGCCGAACGACTGAGTGGTTTAGGGCTTCCATTATCTTTCCATACTAACAACACG AAGAGGAATGGATTGATAAGTGGGAGAAGGAAagctacaataaaaaataataagctGCTTCCCAAAGTCATTGATGATGACTTACTGCATTCAGTAAAAGAGTGCGAGGAGAATGGATCTCCTTCTGATGCATTTGATATTTCTGAGATGCTTGACCAAAGTGAAATACAGAACCATGGAAATTTAGCAGACGTTGACATATTATTGAATCTCTCTGCTGAAAGAGATGACCCAATTAGTCCACTTGCATGTTCCTGCGACATCACCAATGAACGTGATTCTTTTGACGAGGTATCGAATCTTGgatttgaaaataattttggCAGTTCTGGACTCAGCAACATTTCTTTGCACGAAAGTGATGCTACAATGTCCAAAAATGTAAAAATGGCAGCTAGTTTAGGGCTAAAGGATGGATCTTCGGCAATATGTTGCTTATCAAATGATGCCATTTTTTTAAACGAGTTAAAGAGAGAAATGGAGTCTGTAAATCTCGAAATCCCTTCAATAGTGGACCATGAGACCAAAGGCGAATCAAATGGCTTTAGTATTGAGATGATGCAGGATGCAGATTTAGAAGCATGCTCAAAATTTCTTGCAACAACCCATACTAATATTATTGCAGATCATAAAAAAACCGGTTCTGAAGAATGGATAACATATTGGGATGATTTTTACTTGAGAAACTACTACTATAATGTCATAACAAAGGAGACCACATGGAATCCTCCCATTGGAACGGAGCAAGTACCGGTTGTTACTGCTGATGACAGCAGTTATAAATTGGTTGAAATGCCTGAAATAGATGATGAAAAATTGGAAAGCAGAAAATTTGATGATTTGCAAGAGACTTGTTATTTACAACCTGACCtctacttctctaaagaattgAGAGATGATAAATTATCGAGCCTACAATTTGATCAATCTGCAGGATGTTGGATATTGTCTGATTGTATTTCGAGCATTAGGAatacaaaaaagaaaaagagagtcAGGAGAACAAAATTTGACCGGAAACTATCCAATTCAAATGAAG ACCTCCAAGGAGTTCTGCTAGAAGCTGCTCCCAGTATAAGCAAATACTGGTGTCAAAGATATGTGTTGTTCTCCAGATTTGATGATGGTATTAAAATGGATGAAGAAGGATGGTTTTCTGTTACTCCCGAGCCCCTAGCCAAGCATCATGCAATACGTTGTGGCAGTGGTTCAATCATTGATTTTTTCACTGGAGTTGGTGGAAATGCTATTCAATTTGCTCAACG GAGTAAACATGTCATCGCCATTGATATCGATCCAAATAAGATCGACTTTGCGATGCATAATGCTAGCTTATATGGAGTTGAGGACAAGATAGATTTTGTAAGGGGTGACTCCTTTTCTTTGGCTCCTAAATTGAAG GCAGACACGGTCTTCATGTCACCACCTTGGGGAGGTCCTGATTATACCCGAGTGAAGAAGTTTGACATCAATACCATGCTGAAGCCAAAGGATGG GAAATTTCTTTTTAATGTTGGAAAGAGAATTGCTTCCAAGATTGTCATGTTCCTCCCTAGAAATATAGATATCAACCAATTAGCAGAGTTGTCTTTAGCTGCAAACCCTCCGTGGTCTTTAGAG GTGGAAAAGAATTTCTTAAACGACAGGTTGAAGGCTGTTACCGCATACTTTTGTGAACCTCCGAGTTTCGGGAGATTATGA
- the LOC140832732 gene encoding uncharacterized protein isoform X3, with amino-acid sequence MPYTQISVILPRPPLSTFYLRMPELSFQDLSSGFRARQMSPNSVIFNAESNFSIFSPASGSVERCSFASDAPDKDSLVSQKLAGHESSEDLSCSDLDPNQSTLVIKNSVHLSRKEYSEVQKPYGSEAETTEDENVAKASAEKSYSRSVRECQDRRFRSEILLKKSDHRGPASVDHDYSATISVSSSSPRLGVMKKLSTAPHRTSTFPSPETPNQHSNVGVQKGWSSERVPQHMNANKRNVNSAFPPYNNGRTLPSKWEDAERWILSPMSGDGAIRTSVQQSQRRPKSKSGPLGPPGVAYYRMFSPAPFTFEGGNTRKLIANSPFLTGVMAKDALSIRHGGCEGNDNFLPVMEPSMVRSISIHGCSEILNQSLFLGYQDENYDTETAEKNASSGCSRRDMATQMSPESSVHSSSGRRLSLSLATPSILPIVELESICSSKTEISNVPVDGHVTMTRWYKKKRNKSLEKGSGHVDDWKRKALNIGSATWGDSTEPSKSISTIRQEEDRITSWENLQKVKAEAAMRKLEMKLEKKRSSSMDKIMNKLRSAQKKAQDMRSSMLTNQTHQIEMPSTKALSFRRTHQFGLFSGCFTCHAF; translated from the exons ATGCCATATACTCAGATCTCTGTGATTCTACCACGACCCCCCCTTTCTACTTTCTACTTGAGGATGCCGGAACTGAGTTTTCAAGATTTGAGCTCGGGTTTCAGGGCCCGACAGATGAGCCCGAACTCTGTCATTTTTAATGCTGaatcaaattttagtatctttTCTCCTGCTTCTGGTAGTGTCGAGCGATGCTCTTTTGCCTCTGATGCTCCTGATAAAGATTCCCTTGTTTCTCAG AAGTTGGCAGGGCATGAATCATCTGAGGATTTGAGTTGCTCAGATCTAGATCCAAATCAATCCACGCTAGTAATCAAGAATAGTGTTCATCTCAGTAGAAAAGAATATTCAGAAG TTCAAAAACCATATGGGAGTGAGGCTGAGACGACGGAGGATGAAAATGTAGCAAAAGCTTCTGCGGAAAAATCGTATTCCCGGTCTGTTAGAG AATGCCAAGACAGAAGATTCAGATCTGAAATTCTATTGAAAAAATCTGATCACCGAGGGCCTGCCTCTGTAGATCATGACTACTCTGCAACTATTTCTGTAAGCTCTTCCTCGCCCAGACTTGGTGTCATGAAGAAACTATCTACTGCACCTCATAGAACCAGCACATTCCCTAGTCCTGAAACACCTAATCAGCATTCAAATGTTGGGGTTCAGAAAGGATGGAGTTCCGAACGTGTTCCACAGCACATGAATGCTAATAAGAGGAACGTGAATTCTGCATTTCCACCTTACAATAATGGTAGGACTTTGCCTTCGAAATGGGAAGATGCGGAGAGGTGGATTTTAAGTCCCATGTCGGGAGATGGTGCTATAAGGACTTCAGTTCAGCAGTCACAGAGGCGGCCTAAATCTAAGAGTGGGCCACTTGGGCCTCCCGGGGTTGCTTACTATCGGATGTTTTCTCCTGCCCCTTTTACGTTTGAAGGTGGGAATACTCGAAAACTAATTGCAAATTCTCCATTTTTGACGGGTGTGATGGCTAAGGATGCTTTATCAATTCGACATGGTGGCTGTGAAGGCAATGACAACTTTCTTCCAGTGATGGAGCCATCAATGGTGAGGTCAATTAGCATACATGGATGTTCGGAAATATTAAACCAGTCGTTATTTCTTGGATACCAGG ATGAAAACTATGACACCGAAACTGCTGAAAAAAATGCATCCAGTGGTTGTTCGAGGAGGGATATGGCCACTCAAATGAGTCCAGAGAGTAGTGTACACTCATCATCTGGGAGACGATTATCGCTCTCTCTTGCAACTCCATCTATTTTACCCATTGTAGAATTGGAGAGCATTTGTTCCTCCAAAACAGAGATCAGCAATGTGCCGGTTGACGGACATGTCACAATGACAAGGTGGTACAAAAAGAAAAGGAACAAAAGTTTGGAAAAGGGCAGTGGACATGTGGATGATTGGAAAAGAAAAGCATTAAACATCGGCTCTGCCACTTGGGGTGATTCCACGGAGCCATCCAAGAGTATTTCAAC AATTAGGCAGGAGGAGGACAGAATTACTTCATGGGAGAACCTGCAAAAAGTAAAGGCTGAGGCTGCCATGAGAAAACTAGAG ATGAAATTGGAGAAGAAGAGATCATCATCCATGGATAAAATCATGAACAAACTGAGATCTGCACAAAAAAAAGCCCAAGATATGAGAAGCTCTATGCTCACTAACCAGACTCATCAAATCGAAATGCCCTCCACCAAAGCATTGTCGTTTAGAAGGACCCACCAGTTTGGCTTGTTTAGTGGCTGCTTTACCTGTCATGCATTTTAG
- the LOC140832732 gene encoding uncharacterized protein isoform X2 — protein MPYTQISVILPRPPLSTFYLRMPELSFQDLSSGFRARQMSPNSVIFNAESNFSIFSPASGSVERCSFASDAPDKDSLVSQLAGHESSEDLSCSDLDPNQSTLVIKNSVHLSRKEYSEVQKPYGSEAETTEDENVAKASAEKSYSRSVRECQDRRFRSEILLKKSDHRGPASVDHDYSATISVSSSSPRLGVMKKLSTAPHRTSTFPSPETPNQHSNVGVQKGWSSERVPQHMNANKRNVNSAFPPYNNGRTLPSKWEDAERWILSPMSGDGAIRTSVQQSQRRPKSKSGPLGPPGVAYYRMFSPAPFTFEGGNTRKLIANSPFLTGVMAKDALSIRHGGCEGNDNFLPVMEPSMVRSISIHGCSEILNQSLFLGYQDVDENYDTETAEKNASSGCSRRDMATQMSPESSVHSSSGRRLSLSLATPSILPIVELESICSSKTEISNVPVDGHVTMTRWYKKKRNKSLEKGSGHVDDWKRKALNIGSATWGDSTEPSKSISTIRQEEDRITSWENLQKVKAEAAMRKLEMKLEKKRSSSMDKIMNKLRSAQKKAQDMRSSMLTNQTHQIEMPSTKALSFRRTHQFGLFSGCFTCHAF, from the exons ATGCCATATACTCAGATCTCTGTGATTCTACCACGACCCCCCCTTTCTACTTTCTACTTGAGGATGCCGGAACTGAGTTTTCAAGATTTGAGCTCGGGTTTCAGGGCCCGACAGATGAGCCCGAACTCTGTCATTTTTAATGCTGaatcaaattttagtatctttTCTCCTGCTTCTGGTAGTGTCGAGCGATGCTCTTTTGCCTCTGATGCTCCTGATAAAGATTCCCTTGTTTCTCAG TTGGCAGGGCATGAATCATCTGAGGATTTGAGTTGCTCAGATCTAGATCCAAATCAATCCACGCTAGTAATCAAGAATAGTGTTCATCTCAGTAGAAAAGAATATTCAGAAG TTCAAAAACCATATGGGAGTGAGGCTGAGACGACGGAGGATGAAAATGTAGCAAAAGCTTCTGCGGAAAAATCGTATTCCCGGTCTGTTAGAG AATGCCAAGACAGAAGATTCAGATCTGAAATTCTATTGAAAAAATCTGATCACCGAGGGCCTGCCTCTGTAGATCATGACTACTCTGCAACTATTTCTGTAAGCTCTTCCTCGCCCAGACTTGGTGTCATGAAGAAACTATCTACTGCACCTCATAGAACCAGCACATTCCCTAGTCCTGAAACACCTAATCAGCATTCAAATGTTGGGGTTCAGAAAGGATGGAGTTCCGAACGTGTTCCACAGCACATGAATGCTAATAAGAGGAACGTGAATTCTGCATTTCCACCTTACAATAATGGTAGGACTTTGCCTTCGAAATGGGAAGATGCGGAGAGGTGGATTTTAAGTCCCATGTCGGGAGATGGTGCTATAAGGACTTCAGTTCAGCAGTCACAGAGGCGGCCTAAATCTAAGAGTGGGCCACTTGGGCCTCCCGGGGTTGCTTACTATCGGATGTTTTCTCCTGCCCCTTTTACGTTTGAAGGTGGGAATACTCGAAAACTAATTGCAAATTCTCCATTTTTGACGGGTGTGATGGCTAAGGATGCTTTATCAATTCGACATGGTGGCTGTGAAGGCAATGACAACTTTCTTCCAGTGATGGAGCCATCAATGGTGAGGTCAATTAGCATACATGGATGTTCGGAAATATTAAACCAGTCGTTATTTCTTGGATACCAGG ATGTAGATGAAAACTATGACACCGAAACTGCTGAAAAAAATGCATCCAGTGGTTGTTCGAGGAGGGATATGGCCACTCAAATGAGTCCAGAGAGTAGTGTACACTCATCATCTGGGAGACGATTATCGCTCTCTCTTGCAACTCCATCTATTTTACCCATTGTAGAATTGGAGAGCATTTGTTCCTCCAAAACAGAGATCAGCAATGTGCCGGTTGACGGACATGTCACAATGACAAGGTGGTACAAAAAGAAAAGGAACAAAAGTTTGGAAAAGGGCAGTGGACATGTGGATGATTGGAAAAGAAAAGCATTAAACATCGGCTCTGCCACTTGGGGTGATTCCACGGAGCCATCCAAGAGTATTTCAAC AATTAGGCAGGAGGAGGACAGAATTACTTCATGGGAGAACCTGCAAAAAGTAAAGGCTGAGGCTGCCATGAGAAAACTAGAG ATGAAATTGGAGAAGAAGAGATCATCATCCATGGATAAAATCATGAACAAACTGAGATCTGCACAAAAAAAAGCCCAAGATATGAGAAGCTCTATGCTCACTAACCAGACTCATCAAATCGAAATGCCCTCCACCAAAGCATTGTCGTTTAGAAGGACCCACCAGTTTGGCTTGTTTAGTGGCTGCTTTACCTGTCATGCATTTTAG
- the LOC140832732 gene encoding uncharacterized protein isoform X1 yields the protein MPYTQISVILPRPPLSTFYLRMPELSFQDLSSGFRARQMSPNSVIFNAESNFSIFSPASGSVERCSFASDAPDKDSLVSQKLAGHESSEDLSCSDLDPNQSTLVIKNSVHLSRKEYSEVQKPYGSEAETTEDENVAKASAEKSYSRSVRECQDRRFRSEILLKKSDHRGPASVDHDYSATISVSSSSPRLGVMKKLSTAPHRTSTFPSPETPNQHSNVGVQKGWSSERVPQHMNANKRNVNSAFPPYNNGRTLPSKWEDAERWILSPMSGDGAIRTSVQQSQRRPKSKSGPLGPPGVAYYRMFSPAPFTFEGGNTRKLIANSPFLTGVMAKDALSIRHGGCEGNDNFLPVMEPSMVRSISIHGCSEILNQSLFLGYQDVDENYDTETAEKNASSGCSRRDMATQMSPESSVHSSSGRRLSLSLATPSILPIVELESICSSKTEISNVPVDGHVTMTRWYKKKRNKSLEKGSGHVDDWKRKALNIGSATWGDSTEPSKSISTIRQEEDRITSWENLQKVKAEAAMRKLEMKLEKKRSSSMDKIMNKLRSAQKKAQDMRSSMLTNQTHQIEMPSTKALSFRRTHQFGLFSGCFTCHAF from the exons ATGCCATATACTCAGATCTCTGTGATTCTACCACGACCCCCCCTTTCTACTTTCTACTTGAGGATGCCGGAACTGAGTTTTCAAGATTTGAGCTCGGGTTTCAGGGCCCGACAGATGAGCCCGAACTCTGTCATTTTTAATGCTGaatcaaattttagtatctttTCTCCTGCTTCTGGTAGTGTCGAGCGATGCTCTTTTGCCTCTGATGCTCCTGATAAAGATTCCCTTGTTTCTCAG AAGTTGGCAGGGCATGAATCATCTGAGGATTTGAGTTGCTCAGATCTAGATCCAAATCAATCCACGCTAGTAATCAAGAATAGTGTTCATCTCAGTAGAAAAGAATATTCAGAAG TTCAAAAACCATATGGGAGTGAGGCTGAGACGACGGAGGATGAAAATGTAGCAAAAGCTTCTGCGGAAAAATCGTATTCCCGGTCTGTTAGAG AATGCCAAGACAGAAGATTCAGATCTGAAATTCTATTGAAAAAATCTGATCACCGAGGGCCTGCCTCTGTAGATCATGACTACTCTGCAACTATTTCTGTAAGCTCTTCCTCGCCCAGACTTGGTGTCATGAAGAAACTATCTACTGCACCTCATAGAACCAGCACATTCCCTAGTCCTGAAACACCTAATCAGCATTCAAATGTTGGGGTTCAGAAAGGATGGAGTTCCGAACGTGTTCCACAGCACATGAATGCTAATAAGAGGAACGTGAATTCTGCATTTCCACCTTACAATAATGGTAGGACTTTGCCTTCGAAATGGGAAGATGCGGAGAGGTGGATTTTAAGTCCCATGTCGGGAGATGGTGCTATAAGGACTTCAGTTCAGCAGTCACAGAGGCGGCCTAAATCTAAGAGTGGGCCACTTGGGCCTCCCGGGGTTGCTTACTATCGGATGTTTTCTCCTGCCCCTTTTACGTTTGAAGGTGGGAATACTCGAAAACTAATTGCAAATTCTCCATTTTTGACGGGTGTGATGGCTAAGGATGCTTTATCAATTCGACATGGTGGCTGTGAAGGCAATGACAACTTTCTTCCAGTGATGGAGCCATCAATGGTGAGGTCAATTAGCATACATGGATGTTCGGAAATATTAAACCAGTCGTTATTTCTTGGATACCAGG ATGTAGATGAAAACTATGACACCGAAACTGCTGAAAAAAATGCATCCAGTGGTTGTTCGAGGAGGGATATGGCCACTCAAATGAGTCCAGAGAGTAGTGTACACTCATCATCTGGGAGACGATTATCGCTCTCTCTTGCAACTCCATCTATTTTACCCATTGTAGAATTGGAGAGCATTTGTTCCTCCAAAACAGAGATCAGCAATGTGCCGGTTGACGGACATGTCACAATGACAAGGTGGTACAAAAAGAAAAGGAACAAAAGTTTGGAAAAGGGCAGTGGACATGTGGATGATTGGAAAAGAAAAGCATTAAACATCGGCTCTGCCACTTGGGGTGATTCCACGGAGCCATCCAAGAGTATTTCAAC AATTAGGCAGGAGGAGGACAGAATTACTTCATGGGAGAACCTGCAAAAAGTAAAGGCTGAGGCTGCCATGAGAAAACTAGAG ATGAAATTGGAGAAGAAGAGATCATCATCCATGGATAAAATCATGAACAAACTGAGATCTGCACAAAAAAAAGCCCAAGATATGAGAAGCTCTATGCTCACTAACCAGACTCATCAAATCGAAATGCCCTCCACCAAAGCATTGTCGTTTAGAAGGACCCACCAGTTTGGCTTGTTTAGTGGCTGCTTTACCTGTCATGCATTTTAG
- the LOC140831691 gene encoding uncharacterized protein — MDIGFLKSEVADQMELMLMEMDFAGAACDQIPEMGFNSHQENNNGGLIHVNGSCNGDLKNYHANSPALINSISFSGASNHQEQPGTPYFQHDSGWERWKVEECYGEAAGETRQRNSSMAAMREMIFRIAAMQPIHIDPESVKPPRRKNVKISTDPQSVAARHRRERISERIRILQRLVPGGTKMDTASMLDEAIHYVKFLKDQVQSLERVEASRPPAAWMGFPVPMSSGSYIPVASNGYHQSSPQTVQNLTDS; from the coding sequence ATGGATATTGGATTCTTGAAATCTGAAGTTGCGGATCAGATGGAACTGATGCTGATGGAAATGGATTTCGCCGGGGCGGCGTGTGATCAGATTCCTGAGATGGGATTCAACAGTCATCAAGAAAACAATAATGGTGGTTTAATTCACGTGAATGGTAGCTGTAATGGCGATCTAAAGAATTATCATGCTAATTCACCTGCATTAATTAATAGTATCTCGTTTTCCGGAGCTTCAAATCATCAAGAGCAACCGGGGACACCATATTTCCAGCACGATTCAGGCTGGGAAAGATGGAAAGTGGAAGAGTGTTATGGAGAGGCAGCTGGGGAAACACGGCAGAGGAATTCATCGATGGCAGCAATGCGCGAAATGATCTTCAGGATTGCGGCGATGCAGCCGATTCATATAGACCCGGAGTCTGTCAAGCCGCCGAGGAGAAAGAACGTGAAGATATCGACTGACCCGCAAAGCGTGGCGGCGCGTCACCGCAGGGAGAGGATAAGCGAACGGATCAGGATTCTTCAGAGACTGGTGCCCGGTGGAACTAAGATGGATACTGCGTCAATGCTGGATGAAGCAATTCATTATGTCAAGTTCTTGAAAGATCAGGTTCAGTCTCTTGAAAGAGTGGAGGCGAGTCGGCCACCAGCCGCCTGGATGGGATTCCCCGTTCCGATGTCGAGTGGGAGTTACATTCCGGTGGCCTCTAATGGTTATCATCAGTCATCTCCTCAAACTGTGCAGAATTTGACAGATTCTTGA